DNA from Candidatus Bathyarchaeota archaeon:
AGGCGTAGGGTGTAACCCCTACCGATCTTGTCTGAGATATGCCCCCATAAGGGCCCACTGAATAGGCTCAGTGAACCTACAAGAGCCCAGAGTTCACCAGCATACTGCTCGGCTAATCCAACCTCCTTCACCAAGTACGCGCTGAAGAATGTTATGTATATCACGTAGGATAGGCCGAACATGAGGTAGGTTAGGCCGACCTTCCACAACATGGTGTCCATACCAACCTCTCTCCAGCCTGAGGTTCCGTCACGCCTCGAAACCTCAGATTTACCCCTCATGATGAGGCTGCATATCAGGGCGAAGATCAAGGTCGATGCCCCCAACAACATCCAAGATAATCTCCACCCCCAACCTCCAAACATCTCATTCAACCTAGGCACAATGAACCCCGTCCCTAACAAACCAACTCCACTACCGGAAGCGATCAGGCCCGATGCCGAGCCTCTCCTTCTAGTCGAAACCCATGATGCTGGTAAAGTCATCGCTGAAATGTTGGCTCCACCAGACCCAACCCCAGCAAGACATCTCAAGATAAGAGCCTGAAGAAAATTCTTAGCTAATCCAGTCAAGAGCATCGATGCTCCAACTAGCGTTAAAGATATGGTCATCACGACTCTTGCTCCATATTTTGACGCCAGTAAACCCCCCAAAATTGCGAACACCATATATCCAGAGAAGTTCCCCGACGCCATCAGACCCATCTGAGTGTAAGACAGCCCAAGACCTTCCTTCATCGAAGGCAGAATCATCGAATATCCGAATCGAGCAAATCCTAAACTTCCAAGAACAGCTAAATGCCCAGAAAGAATTATTAAGTAAACATGAGGCGTCTCTTCAACCTTACCCATCATCGAACCCTACTTAATTCATAGGTTAATGATATGTTAAAAGGCATCTGCTGGGGGATGATGAGTCTGAGTCACGGTAAATTTCTTGAATCGTCCTGTGATAGCCAGTTTTAAGAAATAGTGACGCGACATAAAAGGTTGGGATGTAGTATTGGTAACGGCCAGGGAGATGGCCAAAGGCATAACGAGTCTCATCACCCTAACCCAGAGGATTGAGGCGGAGATAAAAGATGTCAGGGCTGATCTTAAAGTCTTGACGGGTGGACTCGACAATATTGAGAGGCTCCTTCATGCGACCAATCAGAGGGTAGACGACCTCGATGATAAGCTGAATACGAGGATTCAGGACCTTGACGGGAAGTTAACAGCTCGAATACAGGATCTGGATGCGAAGCTGACAGCAAGGATAGACGATCTGAAGGTAAGTTTCGGTCAGGTTAAAGAGATAGAGGCCCCTAAGGCTAAAGGGTAGATGACTCAAATGGCATCGTTTTAATCGACACAGTTGATCATTCATATATGTTGCCATGAGATCTGTTCTTTGCTTGGAGTTGCTGAGAATTCTGACCCTTGACTCATCTAATTGTCAGGTTAATCCACAAAGTTCACGTTCGTAAGGAAACCTATTTATTCACGCATTTCTCCCTCAGATTAACCGTAAGATAAGATGATCTTGCGCGGCGGATTATATCGGCCTGACTGAACTTACCCTGCTAATGATTCTGCTGGTGTCCGCCATCATGGCAATAAAGATTCTGCTCAATCTCTCATCTAAACATCACCGTCGCCGATATGCTAGGATCATTAAATTCGACTTGACAGCAGGAGTTATTCTCGGGCTATTCCTCCCATGGATAGAGATTATAGGATTGGTGGCGGCAGCAGTCACCGCTGTACTTTTTCTTGGGTTATCAATTCTTATGATGCTTGAATCAAAGTCGCTCTTCAGCCGTAAGATGAAATTATTGAGGAAGGAAAGCATCAGAGAGAGTTTCCTACATTTCTCTATCACCACATGGTTGGTAGGCATACTCACAACGTTACTGTCCATAGTTGTTCCACCATTCCTTAAACTTAGCTTGGGCTTCCTCGTTCCCTTGGCATTCGATAGTCTCTCGGTCCTCTCAGCTCTCCTAGAGTTCACTCTACCGTCGACTCCATACACTACAATCTTCGCTTTGACATTCGAATTGATAAGTCGAAGGCCTGGAGGAAATGAAATGAGCGAAATATTTTTAGAAGATATAGAGGAGATTGCTTATGTGACAGCTCACAATCGATTCGAATTTTTTGATGCAATTAAGTCTCATTGAACAGAAGCTGGCAATAAAGAGAGATGATAGACTGACTCTTAACGGTGATGATTTGAAGATCCTCTCAGACTGGCTTGGGAGGAGACTTCGGCCAAGATCAAGATTCAAACAAGAGACATAGTGGACCGTATAAAAATGCTGAGCCTGAACTCTTTGATCGTAAGGAATATCGTGAGGAAGTAGATCGTCCGGCAGAGTCCATAAGCAAGATGAGAGATGAGTATGGATTTTTAGTAGATAGGGATTGGACAACCGAGGCTAGAAGAAGGCTGAGTGAGCTGAGAAGTGTTTACAAGTCTCAGTGACATCAAAAATTTCACAGAGTATATATTTTGTTTCAAGCAATAATTAATGGCAGAGGCACCGAAGTATGAAGGATAATTATAGAATAGCTGTTATTGAAGGGGATGGGATAGGGCCTGACATAGTGAAAGAGGCAATAAGGGTTCTGGAGTCTGTCCAGAGCAAGTTTGGTTTTAGGCTTGAATATGTTGAGGCGCCTATGGGTGACAGGGTCAAGGAGACTCTCGGCGAGGCTGTGCCGAAAGAGTCTTTGGATGTGTTTCTAAAGTCGGATGCTGGCTTGAAGGGGCCTGTAGGCGAGACCACTAGGGACCTTG
Protein-coding regions in this window:
- a CDS encoding YbfB/YjiJ family MFS transporter, which gives rise to MGKVEETPHVYLIILSGHLAVLGSLGFARFGYSMILPSMKEGLGLSYTQMGLMASGNFSGYMVFAILGGLLASKYGARVVMTISLTLVGASMLLTGLAKNFLQALILRCLAGVGSGGANISAMTLPASWVSTRRRGSASGLIASGSGVGLLGTGFIVPRLNEMFGGWGWRLSWMLLGASTLIFALICSLIMRGKSEVSRRDGTSGWREVGMDTMLWKVGLTYLMFGLSYVIYITFFSAYLVKEVGLAEQYAGELWALVGSLSLFSGPLWGHISDKIGRGYTLRL